The nucleotide sequence CTTAGAGAAACAAAGAACTTGAAACATCTATTTAGTTCCTAGGTGTCTCTTACATTGCATTCCACCACTATTAGAAAAGCATAGAAGATCCAGCCATATACATTAGAAACATGACcaaatgtttttttctcttcattaggTCTTGGCTTAACAGTGGTTCCCTGAAAAGCATCAGGTACAAAATTGTAAATTTTGACACTAAACTTTTGGAAGGGAAAGTAAAGGCGGATCCTGACCAGGGGGAGTCCATGAAACCAGTGAGTTCcatgtgtctttgtttcttttggggaGTGTATTTGATTAGAATACCTGGGTGACTGTGGCTACAGTGCAGGTAGTTCcctaggaaccaaacttggggACTCCAGTCCATGACTATTTTTTACCTGGGTTCTTGTACAAATAAAAGCCCAGCTATTGTATCCTATGCTgatatttcttccctttcttcttgtcAGTTAACCTTTGCAAGGTTCTACTTGCCAATTCTGGTTCCCAGTGCAAAGAAAGCCATATACATGGATGATGATGTAATTGTACAAGGTACCAAAGAATGAGTTCTGTTCTTCATCGGTATTCTGGGCTGTAGTGGGTTGTCGATGGTCTACTATGAAGGTCCCCCATTCTTTAGAAGTGAGAGGAACAGAATCTCACGACAACTGCAGTTACTCATCTCACTTTACCCATTTCAGGTGATATACTTGCCCTGTACAACACCCCACTGAAGCCAGGGCATGCTGCTGCATTTTCAGAAGATTGTGACTCAGCCTCTACTAAAGTCATCATCCGTGGAGCAGGGAACCAGGTTAATGGCTTACTTACGCCCTGTGAAGGCTAATGAGAAGTTTCCAATTCAGAGCTCCATCTTAGTTATTGCTCTCCAGATCTCACAGCtacttttttattgatttatggAGTTTACAACCAGATTGTCCTTGAATGTTCTAAGACAAACTCAAGATCCCAGCTGTTTTCTATAGGATCTGTCTCTTTTGCTTATAATTTAGGTAGTCAAACTCAAATACCCAGtgacatgtctttaatctcagcacttgggaggcagaggcaggcagatctgagttgggggccagcctggtctacagagttcctggacagccagggcaatacagagaaactcagtctcaGGGGAAAATAAAAGTTCAACTACTGACTTCCTTTTCTTTACTTGCTTTAAAAACTCATCTTTAAAGCAGCAAatatttcatttgtgttttcagtACAATTATATTGGTTATCTTGactataaaaaggaaagaattcgTAAGCTTTCCATGAAAGCCAGCACCTGTTCCTTTAATCCTGGAGTCTTTGTTGCAAACTTGACTGAATGGAAAAGACAGAATGTAACTAACCAACTGGAAAAATGGATGAAACTCAATGTAGAGTAAGTATGTAAACTGGCTTAGCTATTAAAATGAGCAGTGGTCCATTCTCTTCACTAACATGCTATTTCCCCCAGAGAGGGATTATACAGCAGAACACTGGCTGGCAGCATCACTACGCCCCCTCTGCTTATTGTATTTTATCAGCAGCATTCCACAATTGACCCTATGTGGAATGTCCGCCATCTTGGTAAGTATAAAACCATCGTTCATGCTGGTAATACTAGCACTTGGGATAGACACAAAGACAGCAGTTTTGAGGTTAGCCAGAGCCACCTAGCAGACCCGACATCAAAACAAATAGCCAGACTTACACTAAGCACCACTTGGTATCTAAGAACACCTCCTCCAGGAGACTATGACCCTTTAGTTTCTGCAGCTTAACATTGCATTCTTTGTCTTCATTTGGCACTTTTTATTTAAGGTTCCAGTGCTGGAAAACGGTATTCACCCCAGTTTGTAAAGGCTGCCAAGTTACTTCACTGGAATGGTCACTTCAAGCCTTGGGGAAGAGCTGCTTCATATGCTGACGTTTGGGAAAAGTGGTATATTCCAGACCCAACAGGAAAATTCAGTTTAATCCGAAGACATATGGATACCTCAAACATAAAGTGAACTACAATTGAAGCCAAATGCGTCACTCAGGAACCCCAGGAAGATGCTATGTGGAAGATAACAGTTGGAGGGCTTGAGTTTCTCTGTACCAACTATAGAAAACAGTTCAACTGGGTGGAGATCATAGATCTCCAAATGACTATCATGTCTCCATCTGGCTTACCAAATGTTTGCTTACTATATTGCTGACTTAAAGGACAGACTGAACTCCAGCATAACTGCATCTAGCTGCTGTAGGTAGGAACTgctgtttggttttagttttgtaaCCTGTGGCCTGGTTTGTAAATAAAATCTACATTTTCCAATAGACTTCTTTGCTTCTTAAGAATGTAAAcactgctgttcttccaaagTTCAATTCCCCCTATTTCAGGTCACAAACTGTAtcattctagttccaggggacccaatgttcacccccacccaacccccagaTTTTGTCCTGAGTGCTaggtgccaccatacctggccataaataaatgtaaacacttgtattttgtttttaatttatgatACATATTCACAAGATTTACATTTTATATCATACACCAAACCAACTAGAACACTGTACAGAGACCATGTTAATGTGTAGAAGTTATATATAATCTGTGGTAAAGTCATAGGCATCATCCTCTTCAGTCATTTTATTCAAGGTAAGTGATCTGTCAGATGGTTTACCTGTATcagagaaaaaaaagtgaaattttatacaagaaaataaaagctaTTGTGCTCAAACTGCTTTGTTACAAGTCCTATTCCCAGACTCACTTGCTGTTGACTGCTCAGGTGACATCTCCCTGGTTTCTTCTACAGGGGCCATATCTGAGATCTCTGCCTGTGGACCAAGAAACTGCTATGAAATAGCATGTAACTTCTCATTACCCATGGAGGTAGGACAGATCAGTCATGGATAGTACCCCTAATGCTTTAAATACCTGAACTGTACAGGGGTTTCTTCTTATTACATGTTTTTCATCACTACCATTTTCTTGATCATCACCATCCTGTTTGTCTTCTGTTGGTCTTAGTAATTCTTCAGGTAAGTCCTTCTCTTCTAGTATTGCATTTGTCAGTCCGGAAGACCGGAAAAGGATTCTATTAGTTAAATGAGGGCCCTTGAGGACTAGAGGAAATAAAAATCGAGTTAACAGATAAGACCTCCAGCAGTGTTGTCATTCACTATTATGTCATATTCATTCatgtaacaaaaacaaacacaacttCACCTTGTATGCTGTGTACATTATTCTTTTCTAGTTCTTCTAGATTAAAGCCTTTCTTCATGCTTGCTGCAATATTCTCATTAGAATGCAGAGAATGACTCCAGGATGCAGGGGGATGGCAGTAGTAACCTAACGAGGCACTGGCATGAGAGACAAGATGTGTCAGAACAGGCCAGTCCCTTTATTCGAAGTTGTCTCCCAAAATGCCAATACAAAGACACCTTACCCTGTCCACTCAGACCACAGCAGCTTAGCAGCACTTTCGACATCTGGGCTTCCACCTTTTTGGTGCAGACCTCTTCTCTGAGCAAGTTTAGTAAAAAAATCCAGAGAATCCTTATACTCCGGGACAGTGTATTTTAACAccacctttaaaataaaacatgaccTGTCCCTAATCTATAATATAGATAAAGAACAGTGGTAGGGAGCTCAAAGGAAATTCTTTTACCTGTTGATTATCAGCCTGAGACAGAATGGCACTGGCAGCTGCCAGTGGTCT is from Apodemus sylvaticus chromosome 8, mApoSyl1.1, whole genome shotgun sequence and encodes:
- the Glt8d1 gene encoding glycosyltransferase 8 domain-containing protein 1 isoform X1 — translated: MVAEDRYRQRNEGSRLLRSTACGGRCRRQPGRPAKRLTSAVAPEADVSDGHGQPLAPPRAIAEGGLIANVYVRQKKRMSFRKVNIIIWVLAVVLFLLVLHHNFLSLSSLLKNDVSDSGIVGLQPIDLIANVHQHPVNERQEEIPVVIAASEDRLGGTIAAINSIHQNTRSNVIFYIVTFNSTADHLRSWLNSGSLKSIRYKIVNFDTKLLEGKVKADPDQGESMKPLTFARFYLPILVPSAKKAIYMDDDVIVQGDILALYNTPLKPGHAAAFSEDCDSASTKVIIRGAGNQYNYIGYLDYKKERIRKLSMKASTCSFNPGVFVANLTEWKRQNVTNQLEKWMKLNVEEGLYSRTLAGSITTPPLLIVFYQQHSTIDPMWNVRHLGSSAGKRYSPQFVKAAKLLHWNGHFKPWGRAASYADVWEKWYIPDPTGKFSLIRRHMDTSNIK
- the Glt8d1 gene encoding glycosyltransferase 8 domain-containing protein 1 isoform X3, whose translation is MVAEDRYRQRNEGSRLLRSTACGGRCRRQPGRPAKRLTSAVAPEADVSDGHGQPLAPPRAIAEGGLIANVYVRQKKRMSFRKVNIIIWVLAVVLFLLVLHHNFLSLSSLLKNDVSDSGIVGLQPIDLIANVHQHPVNERQEEIPVVIAASEDRLGGTIAAINSIHQNTRSNVIFYIVTFNSTADHLRSWLNSGSLKSIRYKIVNFDTKLLEGKVKADPDQGESMKPLTFARFYLPILVPSAKKAIYMDDDVIVQGDILALYNTPLKPGHAAAFSEDCDSASTKVIIRGAGNQYNYIGYLDYKKERIRKLSMKASTCSFNPGVFVANLTEWKRQNVTNQLEKWMKLNVEGIIQQNTGWQHHYAPSAYCILSAAFHN
- the Glt8d1 gene encoding glycosyltransferase 8 domain-containing protein 1 isoform X2, producing the protein MSFRKVNIIIWVLAVVLFLLVLHHNFLSLSSLLKNDVSDSGIVGLQPIDLIANVHQHPVNERQEEIPVVIAASEDRLGGTIAAINSIHQNTRSNVIFYIVTFNSTADHLRSWLNSGSLKSIRYKIVNFDTKLLEGKVKADPDQGESMKPLTFARFYLPILVPSAKKAIYMDDDVIVQGDILALYNTPLKPGHAAAFSEDCDSASTKVIIRGAGNQYNYIGYLDYKKERIRKLSMKASTCSFNPGVFVANLTEWKRQNVTNQLEKWMKLNVEEGLYSRTLAGSITTPPLLIVFYQQHSTIDPMWNVRHLGSSAGKRYSPQFVKAAKLLHWNGHFKPWGRAASYADVWEKWYIPDPTGKFSLIRRHMDTSNIK